A genomic region of Gossypium hirsutum isolate 1008001.06 chromosome D01, Gossypium_hirsutum_v2.1, whole genome shotgun sequence contains the following coding sequences:
- the LOC107921771 gene encoding exosome complex component RRP43 isoform X2 codes for MGLPNASDDLSTEVEVDAFRRLFPLRFYEKHLLKSIRPDARPLGRARETTIGLGAVASANGSALAKIGSTTMLGAIKMEVMTPSLETQDEGCIGLLPLTARFPVSLSLLKTPGRPAEGAPVVAKQLSDTILSSGMINLKELSLVSGKAAWMAYLDIYCLDADGATFDTALLSAVAAFSHSIVTRDSWWKRTA; via the exons ATGGGATTACCAAATGCGAGCGATGACTTGTCAACTGAAGTTGAGGTAGATGCTTTCAGACGCCTCTTTCCCCTTCGTTTCTATGAGAAACATCTTTTAAAGTCTATACGTCCTGATGCTCGTCCGCTTGGAAGAGCAAGAGAAACCACCATTGGCCTTG GGGCTGTTGCATCTGCTAATGGTTCAGCACTTGCAAAAATTGGTTCAACT ACTATGTTGGGTGCTATAAAAATGGAGGTCATGACCCCTTCATTGGAAACACAGGATGAGGGTTGTATAGGTTTGCTACCGTTAACTGCACGCTTTCCTGTTTCTCTTTCTCTTCTTAAAAC GCCTGGCAGACCGGCTGAGGGAGCACCAGTCGTTGCAAAGCAATTGTCAGACACTATTTTAAG CTCTGGCATGATCAATTTGAAGGAACTGTCCTTGGTTAGTGGAAAAGCTGCTTGGATGGCATATTTG GACATATACTGTTTGGATGCTGATGGTGCTACTTTTGACACTGCATTACTCTCAGCTGTTGCTGCCTTTTCTCATT CAATTGTTACGCGAGATTCGTGGTGGAAAAGAACAGCTTGA
- the LOC107921771 gene encoding exosome complex component RRP43 isoform X4: protein MGLPNASDDLSTEVEVDAFRRLFPLRFYEKHLLKSIRPDARPLGRARETTIGLGAVASANGSALAKIGSTTMLGAIKMEVMTPSLETQDEGCIGLLPLTARFPVSLSLLKTPGRPAEGAPVVAKQLSDTILSSGMINLKELSLVSGKAAWMAYLDIYCLDADGATFDTALLSAVAAFSHYSWWKRTA from the exons ATGGGATTACCAAATGCGAGCGATGACTTGTCAACTGAAGTTGAGGTAGATGCTTTCAGACGCCTCTTTCCCCTTCGTTTCTATGAGAAACATCTTTTAAAGTCTATACGTCCTGATGCTCGTCCGCTTGGAAGAGCAAGAGAAACCACCATTGGCCTTG GGGCTGTTGCATCTGCTAATGGTTCAGCACTTGCAAAAATTGGTTCAACT ACTATGTTGGGTGCTATAAAAATGGAGGTCATGACCCCTTCATTGGAAACACAGGATGAGGGTTGTATAGGTTTGCTACCGTTAACTGCACGCTTTCCTGTTTCTCTTTCTCTTCTTAAAAC GCCTGGCAGACCGGCTGAGGGAGCACCAGTCGTTGCAAAGCAATTGTCAGACACTATTTTAAG CTCTGGCATGATCAATTTGAAGGAACTGTCCTTGGTTAGTGGAAAAGCTGCTTGGATGGCATATTTG GACATATACTGTTTGGATGCTGATGGTGCTACTTTTGACACTGCATTACTCTCAGCTGTTGCTGCCTTTTCTCATT ATTCGTGGTGGAAAAGAACAGCTTGA
- the LOC107921771 gene encoding exosome complex component RRP43 isoform X5, which translates to MGLPNASDDLSTEVEVDAFRRLFPLRFYEKHLLKSIRPDARPLGRARETTIGLGAVASANGSALAKIGSTTMLGAIKMEVMTPSLETQDEGCIAIYFHMPPICSPIVRPGRPAEGAPVVAKQLSDTILSSGMINLKELSLVSGKAAWMAYLDIYCLDADGATFDTALLSAVAAFSHYSWWKRTA; encoded by the exons ATGGGATTACCAAATGCGAGCGATGACTTGTCAACTGAAGTTGAGGTAGATGCTTTCAGACGCCTCTTTCCCCTTCGTTTCTATGAGAAACATCTTTTAAAGTCTATACGTCCTGATGCTCGTCCGCTTGGAAGAGCAAGAGAAACCACCATTGGCCTTG GGGCTGTTGCATCTGCTAATGGTTCAGCACTTGCAAAAATTGGTTCAACT ACTATGTTGGGTGCTATAAAAATGGAGGTCATGACCCCTTCATTGGAAACACAGGATGAGGGTTGTATAG cgATTTATTTCCACATGCCTCCAATTTGTTCTCCAATTGTTAGGCCTGGCAGACCGGCTGAGGGAGCACCAGTCGTTGCAAAGCAATTGTCAGACACTATTTTAAG CTCTGGCATGATCAATTTGAAGGAACTGTCCTTGGTTAGTGGAAAAGCTGCTTGGATGGCATATTTG GACATATACTGTTTGGATGCTGATGGTGCTACTTTTGACACTGCATTACTCTCAGCTGTTGCTGCCTTTTCTCATT ATTCGTGGTGGAAAAGAACAGCTTGA
- the LOC107921771 gene encoding exosome complex component RRP43 isoform X6 has protein sequence MGLPNASDDLSTEVEVDAFRRLFPLRFYEKHLLKSIRPDARPLGRARETTIGLGAVASANGSALAKIGSTTMLGAIKMEVMTPSLETQDEGCIVVRPGRPAEGAPVVAKQLSDTILSSGMINLKELSLVSGKAAWMAYLDIYCLDADGATFDTALLSAVAAFSHSIVTRDSWWKRTA, from the exons ATGGGATTACCAAATGCGAGCGATGACTTGTCAACTGAAGTTGAGGTAGATGCTTTCAGACGCCTCTTTCCCCTTCGTTTCTATGAGAAACATCTTTTAAAGTCTATACGTCCTGATGCTCGTCCGCTTGGAAGAGCAAGAGAAACCACCATTGGCCTTG GGGCTGTTGCATCTGCTAATGGTTCAGCACTTGCAAAAATTGGTTCAACT ACTATGTTGGGTGCTATAAAAATGGAGGTCATGACCCCTTCATTGGAAACACAGGATGAGGGTTGTATAG TTGTTAGGCCTGGCAGACCGGCTGAGGGAGCACCAGTCGTTGCAAAGCAATTGTCAGACACTATTTTAAG CTCTGGCATGATCAATTTGAAGGAACTGTCCTTGGTTAGTGGAAAAGCTGCTTGGATGGCATATTTG GACATATACTGTTTGGATGCTGATGGTGCTACTTTTGACACTGCATTACTCTCAGCTGTTGCTGCCTTTTCTCATT CAATTGTTACGCGAGATTCGTGGTGGAAAAGAACAGCTTGA
- the LOC107921771 gene encoding exosome complex component RRP43 isoform X3 has product MGLPNASDDLSTEVEVDAFRRLFPLRFYEKHLLKSIRPDARPLGRARETTIGLGAVASANGSALAKIGSTTMLGAIKMEVMTPSLETQDEGCIAIYFHMPPICSPIVRPGRPAEGAPVVAKQLSDTILSSGMINLKELSLVSGKAAWMAYLDIYCLDADGATFDTALLSAVAAFSHSIVTRDSWWKRTA; this is encoded by the exons ATGGGATTACCAAATGCGAGCGATGACTTGTCAACTGAAGTTGAGGTAGATGCTTTCAGACGCCTCTTTCCCCTTCGTTTCTATGAGAAACATCTTTTAAAGTCTATACGTCCTGATGCTCGTCCGCTTGGAAGAGCAAGAGAAACCACCATTGGCCTTG GGGCTGTTGCATCTGCTAATGGTTCAGCACTTGCAAAAATTGGTTCAACT ACTATGTTGGGTGCTATAAAAATGGAGGTCATGACCCCTTCATTGGAAACACAGGATGAGGGTTGTATAG cgATTTATTTCCACATGCCTCCAATTTGTTCTCCAATTGTTAGGCCTGGCAGACCGGCTGAGGGAGCACCAGTCGTTGCAAAGCAATTGTCAGACACTATTTTAAG CTCTGGCATGATCAATTTGAAGGAACTGTCCTTGGTTAGTGGAAAAGCTGCTTGGATGGCATATTTG GACATATACTGTTTGGATGCTGATGGTGCTACTTTTGACACTGCATTACTCTCAGCTGTTGCTGCCTTTTCTCATT CAATTGTTACGCGAGATTCGTGGTGGAAAAGAACAGCTTGA
- the LOC107921771 gene encoding exosome complex component rrp43 isoform X7: MLVRLEEQEKPPLALGLLHLLMVQHLQKLVQLQTMLGAIKMEVMTPSLETQDEGCIGLLPLTARFPVSLSLLKTPGRPAEGAPVVAKQLSDTILSSGMINLKELSLVSGKAAWMAYLDIYCLDADGATFDTALLSAVAAFSHSIVTRDSWWKRTA, translated from the exons ATGCTCGTCCGCTTGGAAGAGCAAGAGAAACCACCATTGGCCTTG GGGCTGTTGCATCTGCTAATGGTTCAGCACTTGCAAAAATTGGTTCAACTGCAA ACTATGTTGGGTGCTATAAAAATGGAGGTCATGACCCCTTCATTGGAAACACAGGATGAGGGTTGTATAGGTTTGCTACCGTTAACTGCACGCTTTCCTGTTTCTCTTTCTCTTCTTAAAAC GCCTGGCAGACCGGCTGAGGGAGCACCAGTCGTTGCAAAGCAATTGTCAGACACTATTTTAAG CTCTGGCATGATCAATTTGAAGGAACTGTCCTTGGTTAGTGGAAAAGCTGCTTGGATGGCATATTTG GACATATACTGTTTGGATGCTGATGGTGCTACTTTTGACACTGCATTACTCTCAGCTGTTGCTGCCTTTTCTCATT CAATTGTTACGCGAGATTCGTGGTGGAAAAGAACAGCTTGA
- the LOC107921771 gene encoding exosome complex component rrp43 isoform X8, translated as MLVRLEEQEKPPLALGLLHLLMVQHLQKLVQLQTMLGAIKMEVMTPSLETQDEGCIAIYFHMPPICSPIVRPGRPAEGAPVVAKQLSDTILSSGMINLKELSLVSGKAAWMAYLDIYCLDADGATFDTALLSAVAAFSHSIVTRDSWWKRTA; from the exons ATGCTCGTCCGCTTGGAAGAGCAAGAGAAACCACCATTGGCCTTG GGGCTGTTGCATCTGCTAATGGTTCAGCACTTGCAAAAATTGGTTCAACTGCAA ACTATGTTGGGTGCTATAAAAATGGAGGTCATGACCCCTTCATTGGAAACACAGGATGAGGGTTGTATAG cgATTTATTTCCACATGCCTCCAATTTGTTCTCCAATTGTTAGGCCTGGCAGACCGGCTGAGGGAGCACCAGTCGTTGCAAAGCAATTGTCAGACACTATTTTAAG CTCTGGCATGATCAATTTGAAGGAACTGTCCTTGGTTAGTGGAAAAGCTGCTTGGATGGCATATTTG GACATATACTGTTTGGATGCTGATGGTGCTACTTTTGACACTGCATTACTCTCAGCTGTTGCTGCCTTTTCTCATT CAATTGTTACGCGAGATTCGTGGTGGAAAAGAACAGCTTGA
- the LOC107921771 gene encoding vacuolar-sorting receptor 3 isoform X1, translated as MELRTFHHHLLQVFMLLSLISNCYARFVVEKNSLTVTSPEKIKGTHDSAIGNFGIPQYGGSMAGVVVYPEENQKACKSFDDFWISFKSKPGSLPTFVLVDRGDVETNECLENNGGCWQDKTVNLTACRDTFRGRVCECLLVDGVQFKGDGYSHCEALAPVGFGYAFCGTSCVANGTSLRDGIQRCLVSEALMETLEETHLTSSSVFCTVGFATMTRSRLSSQGRMPANFSFFFLLY; from the exons ATGGAGCTACGAACAttccatcatcatcttcttcaagtgtttatgttattatctttgaTAAGCAATTGTTACGCGAGATTCGTGGTGGAAAAGAACAGCTTGACGGTAACATCGCCGGAGAAGATTAAAGGAACCCATGATAGTGCGATTGGGAACTTTGGGATACCTCAATATGGTGGAAGCATGGCTGGTGTTGTGGTTTACCCTGAAGAAAACCAAAAAGCTTGTAAAAGCTTTGATGACTTTTGGATTTCGTTTAAATCCAAGCCTGGTTCTCTTCCTACCTTTGTTTTGGTCGATCGTGGAG ATGTGGAGACGAATGAATGCTTGGAAAATAATGGTGGTTGTTGGCAAGATAAAACAGTAAATCTCACAGCCTGCAGG GATACATTTCGAGGAAGAGTTTGTGAATGCCTCTTGGTTGATGGTGTGCAATTCAAAGGAGATGGATACAGTCACTGTGAAG CACTCGCCCCGGTTGGATTTGGGTATGCGTTTTGTGGAACTAGTTGCGTAGCCAACGGAACTTCCCTTAGGGATGGTATTCAACGTTGCCTAGTTTCAGAAGCACTAATGGAGACTCTGGAGGAAACCCACCTCACGAGCAGTTCCGTATTCTGCACGGTTGGGTTTGCTACCATGACACGTTCGAGGCTAAGCAGCCAAGGGAGGATGCctgctaatttttcttttttttttcttttatattaa
- the LOC107921713 gene encoding FT-interacting protein 4-like: MNPLLPQMHHIYSLSIYQLDILRKQAVRILCSSLSLNELPLRQEVVEYMLDGGSQMWSLRKAKANFQRVLATFKCFSNARQWFDEIRKWNNSVVIVLVMAIYCIIVFKPDLILPTVTLYSIQVMILYWRKRPRRPTHIDVNLSVVGSVTADELDEEFDTFPSSRQFDVLQMRYDRLRSIVGRVVTVISDIATQVERFHSLLNWRDPRITMMFLVCCLVGSFMLYYLISL, from the coding sequence ATGAATCCTTTGTTGCCTCAAATGCATCATATTTACTCTCTTTCGATATACCAACTCGATATTTTAAGGAAACAAGCCGTTCGTATTCTTTGTTCGAGTCTAAGCCTAAACGAACTGCCGTTAAGGCAAGAGGTTGTGGAGTACATGTTGGATGGAGGTTCCCAAATGTGGAGCCTAAGGAAAGCCAAAGCCAATTTTCAGAGAGTTTTGGCTACTTTTAAGTGCTTTTCCAATGCTCGACAATGGTTCGATGAAATCCGCAAGTGGAATAATTCGGTAGTAATTGTATTAGTCATGGCGATCTACTGTATTATAGTTTTTAAACCAGATTTGATATTACCAACAGTGACTCTTTATAGTATTCAAGTTATGATACTCTATTGGAGAAAGCGACCGAGGCGTCCAACTCATATCGATGTGAACCTATCGGTTGTCGGATCTGTAACAGCCGACGAATTGGATGAAGAGTTTGATACATTCCCATCTTCAAGACAATTCGATGTTCTTCAGATGAGATATGATAGACTGAGAAGTAttgtggggagagttgtgacagtgaTCAGTGACATTGCAACACAAGTTGAGAGGTTTCATTCACTGCTAAACTGGCGTGACCCAAGAATTACAATGATGTTCCTTGTTTGTTGTCTTGTTGGATCCTTcatgttatattatttaattagtctttag